One part of the Eucalyptus grandis isolate ANBG69807.140 chromosome 10, ASM1654582v1, whole genome shotgun sequence genome encodes these proteins:
- the LOC104422326 gene encoding eugenol synthase 1: protein MAREVEVSKILIFGGTGYIGKHIVRASVSLGHPTCIYARPTGPQTGPSNLNLRREFHSVGINIIEGELKEHEKIVAALKQVDIVISALAYPQVLDQLKIIDAIIAAGNIKRFVPSDFGCEEDKITPLPPFEEFLEKKRKIRRATEAAGIPFTFVATNCLAAYFINVLLHPHSPHKEIVVYGDGEANAVLNYEEDVGKYTIKVANDPRACNRVVSYRPKPNIISQHQLISLWEEKTGRSFKRVYVPEEDLVKLSQTLPPPENIPVSILHSVFVKGDLMSYKIDDDDLEVSTMYPEMQLTTIDQLLDIFLTDPPEPARAAFG from the exons ATGGCAAGAGAGGTGGAAGTGAGCAAGATTCTCATCTTCGGCGGCACCGGATACATTGGCAAGCATATCGTGAGGGCGAGCGTCTCTTTGGGCCACCCGACTTGCATTTACGCCCGCCCCACCGGCCCCCAGACTGGACCTTCAAACCTCAACCTTCGGCGTGAGTTCCACTCCGTTGGCATCAACATCATCGAA GGAGAGTTAAAGGAACATGAGAAGATTGTGGCAGCACTGAAGCAGGTGGACATAGTTATCTCCGCTCTGGCATACCCTCAAGTACTCGACCAACTCAAGATCATTGATGCCATCATTGCCGCCGGCAACATCAAA aGGTTTGTGCCGTCTGATTTCGGGTGTGAGGAGGATAAAATAACGCCGCTCCCTCCATTCGAAGAgttcttggagaagaagaggaagatcagGAGGGCCACCGAGGCTGCAGGCATTCCCTTCACCTTTGTCGCTACAAACTGCTTGGCTGCATACTTCATCAATGTCCTCCTCCATCCCCACAGCCCTCACAAAGAAATTGTTGTTTACGGCGACGGTGAAGCCaacg CCGTGCTGAATTACGAGGAAGACGTAGGGAAGTACACGATAAAGGTGGCGAACGATCCGAGGGCGTGCAATCGGGTCGTCTCCTATCGCCCGAAACCGAACATAATCTCTCAGCACCAACTAATTTCCCTGTGGGAGGAGAAAACGGGTCGGAGCTTCAAGAGAGTCTATGTGCCCGAGGAAGATCTGGTCAAGCTCTCTCAAA CTCTGCCACCTCCGGAAAACATACCCGTCTCCATACTTCACTCCGTATTCGTCAAGGGAGATCTGATGAGCTACAAgatagatgatgatgatctcGAGGTTTCGACAATGTACCCAGAAATGCAGCTCACCACCATTGATCAGCTCCTCGACATCTTCCTCACAGATCCTCCAGAACCAGCTAGGGCTGCTTTCGGATGA
- the LOC120288671 gene encoding eugenol synthase 1-like, with amino-acid sequence MAREAEVSRILVFGGTGYIGKHIVRASVSLGHPTCIYARPTGPQTGPSNLNLRHEFRSISINIIEGELEEHEKIVAALKQVDIVISALAYPQVLDQLKIIDAIIAAGNIKRFVPSDFGCEEDKITPLPPFEEFLEKKRKIRRAIEAASIPFTFITANCFAAYFVNLLLHPHNPHDEIVVYGDGEANAVLNYEEDIGKYTIKVANDPRACNRVVTYRPKSNIISQHQLISLWEEKTGRRFKRVCVPEEDLVKLSQTLPPPENIPVSILHSIFVKGDLMSYEIKEDDLEASRMYPEMQFTTIDQLLDIFLTDPPEPARAAFE; translated from the exons ATGGCAAGAGAGGCGGAAGTGAGCAGGATCCTCGTCTTCGGTGGCACCGGATACATTGGCAAGCACATCGTGAGGGCGAGCGTCTCTTTGGGCCACCCGACTTGCATTTACGCCCGCCCCACCGGTCCCCAGACGGGACCTTCGAACCTCAACCTCCGGCATGAGTTCCGCTCCATCAGCATCAACATCATCGAA GGAGAGTTAGAGGAACATGAGAAGATTGTAGCAGCACTGAAGCAAGTGGACATAGTTATCTCCGCTTTGGCATACCCTCAAGTACTTGACCAGCTCAAGATCATCGATGCCATCATCGCCGCCGGCAACATCAAA AGGTTTGTGCCGTCTGATTTCGGGTGTGAGGAGGATAAAATAACGCCACTCCCTCCATTCGAAGAgttcttggagaagaagaggaagattaGGAGGGCCATCGAAGCTGCAAGCATTCCTTTCACCTTCATCACTGCAAACTGCTTCGCTGCATACTTCGTCAATCTCCTCCTCCATCCCCACAACCCCCATGATGAAATTGTTGTCTACGGCGATGGCGAAGCCaacg CCGTGCTAAATTACGAGGAAGACATAGGGAAGTACACGATCAAGGTGGCGAATGATCCGAGGGCGTGCAATCGGGTCGTCACTTATCGCCCGAAATCGAACATAATCTCTCAGCACCAACTGATTTCGCTGTGGGAGGAGAAAACGGGTCGGAGATTCAAGAGAGTCTGCGTGCCCGAGGAAGATCTGGTCAAGCTCTCTCAAA CTCTGCCACCTCCAGAAAACATACCTGTCTCCATACTTCACTCCATATTCGTCAAGGGAGACCTGATGAGCTACGAGATTAAGGAAGATGATCTCGAGGCTTCAAGAATGTACCCGGAAATGCAGTTCACCACCATCGATCAGCTCCTGGACATCTTCCTCACGGATCCTCCAGAGCCAGCTAGGGCTGCTTTCGAATGA